A portion of the Stigmatella aurantiaca DW4/3-1 genome contains these proteins:
- a CDS encoding M20/M25/M40 family metallo-hydrolase → MSLKGLAPAALLLWGAAPAFAHVPATPRTAQLTEDRQLWITLATDSLDAVQETLRGPGMTSPAPTRTKNGVSMMQVRESQLFRISELMHEKFKRCAGFLAHETEAEASEAMEKAGAPEQPQKALVEYTLNNADTANALIADLQEPNIYDTIVKLSSYTTRYYKSTTGAQAALWLKEHWASLASGRPEVTVEEFVHTNYNQRSIILTIPGSTKPSEVVVVGGHLDSTVGSSGSNPNTASPGADDDASGIASITEVIRTALAQNYRPERTVKFIGYAAEEAGLLGSQDIAKWHKTQAINVVGVLQLDMTNYKGSTNYDVGVITDYTNAAQNTFLRSLITTYIPALKIVDTKCNYGCSDHASWNNQGFPASFPFEATFNDSNKFIHSVNDTLAQSGNTALHAAKFSRVTAAYVAELAKGTVNGTVVDTVPPATVLTSPASGATLLGSVTLTANATDNVGVSKVEFYVDNVLKGTDTTAPYSFVWDTASTPNGAHVLSTKAFDARQNVGVSPAVNVTVNNPSTVAEYNATLKAPTCATVNAKCDSGGLLVGRGTRGPNGGSEPNTPNTLQNSCADQSKGTYHVDESNDRIVVSTVDGLPFAPGKAVKIEATVWAYASSPSSDKLDLYYAADATAPVWISLGTLTPSAGQVQTLTKNYTLPSGGALQAVRARFRYGGSTSSTACGQGEYDDHDDLVFAVTR, encoded by the coding sequence ATGAGTCTCAAAGGTCTTGCCCCGGCAGCGCTGCTGCTGTGGGGCGCCGCTCCCGCATTCGCACACGTGCCCGCCACGCCCCGCACGGCGCAGCTCACCGAGGACCGGCAGCTGTGGATCACCCTGGCCACCGACTCGCTCGATGCCGTCCAGGAGACGCTGCGAGGCCCGGGGATGACGTCCCCCGCGCCCACCCGCACGAAGAACGGCGTCTCGATGATGCAGGTGCGCGAGTCTCAGTTGTTCCGCATCTCCGAGTTGATGCACGAGAAGTTCAAGCGCTGCGCCGGCTTCCTGGCCCACGAGACGGAGGCAGAGGCTTCCGAAGCCATGGAGAAGGCGGGGGCCCCGGAGCAGCCCCAGAAGGCCCTGGTCGAATACACCCTGAACAACGCCGACACGGCGAACGCGCTCATCGCGGATCTCCAAGAGCCGAACATCTACGACACCATCGTCAAGCTCTCGAGCTACACGACGCGCTACTACAAGTCGACGACGGGCGCGCAAGCCGCCCTCTGGCTGAAGGAGCACTGGGCGAGCCTCGCCTCGGGCCGGCCCGAGGTGACCGTCGAGGAGTTCGTGCACACCAACTACAACCAGCGCTCCATCATCCTGACCATTCCTGGCTCCACGAAGCCCAGCGAGGTGGTGGTGGTGGGTGGCCACCTGGACTCGACGGTCGGCTCGAGCGGCTCCAATCCGAACACCGCCTCTCCGGGCGCGGATGACGATGCCTCGGGCATCGCGTCCATCACCGAGGTGATTCGCACGGCGCTGGCCCAGAACTACCGGCCCGAGCGCACGGTGAAGTTCATCGGCTACGCGGCCGAGGAGGCGGGCCTGCTGGGCTCGCAGGACATCGCCAAGTGGCACAAGACCCAAGCCATCAACGTGGTGGGCGTGCTCCAGCTGGACATGACGAACTACAAGGGCTCCACCAACTACGACGTCGGCGTCATCACCGACTACACGAACGCGGCGCAGAACACCTTCCTGCGCAGCCTCATCACCACGTACATCCCTGCCCTCAAGATTGTCGACACCAAGTGCAACTACGGGTGCTCGGACCACGCCTCGTGGAACAACCAGGGCTTCCCGGCGTCCTTCCCGTTCGAGGCCACCTTCAACGACAGCAACAAGTTCATCCACTCGGTGAATGACACGCTGGCGCAGAGCGGCAACACCGCGCTCCACGCGGCGAAGTTCTCCCGGGTGACGGCCGCCTACGTGGCGGAGCTGGCCAAGGGCACGGTGAACGGCACCGTGGTGGACACCGTCCCCCCCGCGACGGTGCTCACCTCGCCTGCCTCGGGCGCCACCCTGTTGGGCTCGGTGACCCTGACCGCCAACGCGACGGACAACGTCGGCGTGAGCAAGGTGGAGTTCTACGTGGACAACGTGCTGAAGGGCACGGACACCACCGCGCCCTACAGCTTTGTCTGGGACACGGCGTCCACCCCCAACGGCGCGCACGTGCTGTCCACCAAGGCGTTCGACGCCCGGCAGAACGTGGGCGTGAGCCCCGCGGTCAACGTGACGGTGAACAACCCCAGCACCGTGGCGGAGTACAACGCCACGCTGAAGGCGCCCACGTGCGCCACGGTGAACGCCAAGTGTGACTCCGGGGGGCTCCTCGTGGGGCGCGGCACCCGGGGGCCCAACGGCGGTTCCGAGCCGAACACGCCCAACACCCTCCAGAACTCCTGCGCGGATCAGTCCAAGGGCACCTACCACGTGGACGAGTCGAATGACCGCATCGTCGTGTCGACGGTGGATGGCCTGCCGTTCGCCCCGGGCAAGGCGGTGAAGATCGAGGCCACGGTGTGGGCCTACGCCAGCTCTCCCTCCTCGGACAAGCTGGACCTGTACTATGCGGCGGACGCCACCGCCCCGGTGTGGATCTCCCTCGGCACGCTGACGCCGTCCGCCGGACAGGTGCAGACCCTGACGAAGAACTACACGCTGCCCTCGGGCGGCGCGCTGCAGGCGGTGCGGGCGCGCTTCCGCTACGGGGGGAGCACGAGCTCCACCGCCTGTGGCCAGGGCGAGTACGACGACCACGACGACCTGGTCTTCGCCGTCACGAGGTAA
- a CDS encoding RCC1 domain-containing protein yields MPRPASRTLAAPALREVERPRSAPPLGRAGEGPRVPLSAGDSHSLAVHADGSVWAWGASASGLREEGALSRRFAPVPVPGLSDIVSVAAGGAHSLAVRADGTLWTWGGNPYGQLGDGTTTARALPVQVAGLSGVRAVATGLGHSLALRADGTVWAWGLNQFGQLGDGTTSQWLTPRPIPGLSGVRSVAAGGFHSLVVRDDDTVWAWGSNDYGELGDGSTSRRAVPRAIPGLRNVASVAGGCYHSLAVHADGTLSAWGLNSYGQLGDGTFSNRATPRPVPGLSGVRCVATSFFHSLALRAEGTVWAWGLNGYGEQGDGTASRQSPTPRPVPGLSGVLSVATGTFHSLAVNTNGTVSAWGHNGQGQLGDGTATHRSTPVTVLKR; encoded by the coding sequence ATGCCACGTCCGGCTTCTAGAACGCTCGCCGCCCCGGCGCTTCGGGAGGTGGAGCGCCCGCGGTCCGCCCCGCCCTTGGGCCGTGCGGGCGAGGGCCCTCGCGTCCCGCTGTCGGCGGGCGATTCGCACTCGTTGGCGGTGCACGCCGATGGCTCCGTCTGGGCGTGGGGCGCCAGCGCTTCTGGCCTCCGGGAAGAGGGGGCGCTCTCCCGGCGCTTCGCGCCCGTGCCGGTGCCCGGATTGAGCGACATCGTCTCCGTGGCCGCGGGAGGGGCCCACTCCCTGGCGGTGCGCGCCGATGGCACCCTCTGGACGTGGGGCGGCAACCCCTATGGCCAGCTCGGCGATGGCACCACCACCGCCCGCGCCTTGCCGGTGCAGGTGGCCGGGCTGAGCGGGGTGCGCGCCGTGGCCACCGGGCTCGGACACTCGCTGGCGCTGCGCGCGGATGGCACCGTCTGGGCCTGGGGGCTCAACCAGTTTGGCCAGCTCGGCGACGGCACCACCTCCCAGTGGCTCACGCCGCGCCCCATCCCCGGGCTGAGCGGCGTGCGTTCCGTGGCCGCGGGGGGCTTCCACTCGCTGGTGGTGCGAGACGATGACACCGTCTGGGCCTGGGGCTCCAACGACTATGGCGAGTTGGGGGATGGCTCCACCTCGCGCCGCGCGGTGCCCCGGGCCATTCCCGGGCTGCGGAACGTGGCCTCGGTGGCCGGCGGGTGCTACCACTCGCTGGCCGTGCACGCCGATGGCACCCTGTCGGCCTGGGGGCTCAACAGCTATGGCCAGTTGGGCGATGGCACTTTTTCCAACCGCGCCACGCCCCGCCCCGTCCCCGGGTTGAGCGGCGTGCGCTGCGTGGCCACGAGCTTCTTCCACTCCCTGGCGCTGCGCGCGGAAGGCACCGTCTGGGCCTGGGGCCTCAATGGCTACGGCGAGCAGGGCGATGGGACGGCCTCCCGCCAATCCCCCACGCCCCGGCCCGTTCCCGGCCTGAGCGGCGTGCTCTCCGTGGCCACGGGGACCTTCCACTCGTTGGCGGTGAACACCAACGGCACCGTCTCGGCCTGGGGCCACAACGGCCAAGGCCAACTGGGGGACGGCACGGCCACCCACCGCTCCACGCCCGTCACCGTCCTGAAGCGTTGA
- a CDS encoding ATP-binding protein, whose protein sequence is MRLRHEGLKTGRLLTCFPDANGLRNASLLFLVEGVSDITPLQRLDDALRPEMDASLRWSAAASTLDLARVDPRLDPGKVTRLEAGEFRDLVPEDIRAVLSPGLVQLRRGEAARFPSATRMEGSVVTGPDFLERAAELAALQEHVERRQHTVVLAPRRAGKTSLLYRLAEVLDERFRVELFDVEEHRTPEGFTAALLSRASGKSHTSALRETREQGWEAALPAAIRALAGDRKRRLVLILDELVFFLEHLKKRDFAKAFLTALDAAVEQAKATVIIAGSANLMHFARNTLRLTLPGLFGALTPVSLSPLPAHTLEIQLRRVLLGTGLVLESGDMAWFHENFDLAMPYPALRFLSHLASAARERKLGPEALDAELTAYLRTPAVFAELKSQLNHLAEEDAAQAERVEDVVGRLARVSSLKLDDVKAKLGGAKGASTFEWLVTHFPVHLEGQNLMLASRLFRRYWQESTQ, encoded by the coding sequence ATGCGCCTGCGCCATGAAGGACTCAAAACAGGCCGTCTGCTGACCTGTTTCCCGGATGCCAACGGGCTCCGCAACGCGAGCCTGCTGTTCCTGGTGGAGGGGGTGAGCGACATCACGCCCTTGCAGCGCCTGGACGATGCCCTCCGCCCGGAGATGGATGCGTCTTTGAGGTGGTCCGCGGCCGCGAGCACCCTCGATCTCGCCCGGGTCGACCCACGGCTCGATCCAGGGAAGGTGACTCGGCTGGAGGCAGGCGAGTTCCGCGACCTCGTGCCCGAGGACATCCGGGCGGTGCTCTCGCCTGGCCTCGTGCAACTCCGGCGCGGAGAGGCGGCCCGTTTCCCAAGCGCCACGCGCATGGAGGGCAGCGTGGTCACGGGCCCAGACTTCCTGGAGCGAGCAGCAGAGCTGGCAGCACTGCAAGAGCACGTCGAGCGCCGGCAGCACACCGTCGTTCTCGCCCCACGCCGCGCGGGAAAGACCTCTCTGCTGTACCGGTTGGCGGAAGTACTGGATGAGCGGTTCCGCGTTGAACTCTTCGATGTTGAGGAGCACCGCACACCCGAGGGGTTCACGGCGGCGCTCCTCTCTCGTGCATCCGGCAAGTCTCATACCTCCGCTTTGCGCGAAACGCGCGAGCAGGGTTGGGAGGCAGCACTCCCAGCAGCGATACGAGCACTGGCAGGAGACCGCAAGCGCCGGTTGGTCCTCATCCTGGACGAGTTGGTCTTCTTCCTGGAGCACCTCAAGAAACGTGATTTCGCGAAGGCCTTCCTGACGGCGCTGGATGCCGCGGTCGAACAAGCGAAGGCAACCGTGATCATCGCTGGCTCGGCAAACCTGATGCACTTCGCGCGAAACACCCTCCGCCTGACGCTCCCTGGGCTCTTCGGAGCGCTCACACCGGTCTCACTGTCACCGCTGCCAGCGCACACGCTGGAGATCCAGCTCCGCAGGGTGCTGCTGGGCACGGGGTTGGTCCTTGAATCTGGCGACATGGCATGGTTCCACGAGAATTTCGACCTGGCGATGCCCTACCCGGCCCTGCGCTTCTTGAGCCACCTGGCCTCCGCGGCGCGAGAGCGGAAGCTCGGGCCAGAGGCACTGGATGCGGAGCTGACCGCATACCTGCGTACTCCCGCCGTCTTCGCAGAACTAAAGTCCCAGCTCAACCACCTCGCAGAGGAGGACGCCGCCCAAGCGGAGCGCGTAGAGGACGTTGTTGGCAGACTCGCGCGGGTGAGTTCGTTGAAGCTGGACGACGTCAAGGCAAAGCTCGGAGGCGCTAAGGGTGCCTCCACCTTCGAATGGCTCGTCACCCACTTTCCCGTGCACCTGGAGGGACAAAACCTGATGCTCGCCTCGCGCCTGTTCCGCCGTTACTGGCAGGAGAGCACCCAGTGA
- a CDS encoding ATP-binding protein: MNTGPSLYNPRDTKPEQLDALLTGRTVLLDEILDNLREQAQGATRQHWLLRGQRGMGKTHLAGVIHYRVKQDASLGRTYLPLWLGEADTYEVYSSATLLKTIGDRFAEETTDLVLRERLNAVEGVGDDEGYFHEMVELLSTEADQRERVLLVLMENLDALLGSFGPKERKEQTRQLRSVLLHNPRFLFISTTPTYYLDNPLDDPKEPLYAHLKERDLDHLTEPETKQLLLKLAQVYPREGAEDFLDGKDGRLRLRVIHRLTGGLPRSLVMAFTAIREATGIGSLVQELRALLDAQTAYFEARLSQLPARERAIVTTLALAPTNLTMKEIATRSHLPERTLSTLVSRLEKEGHVRAVSKTGGKGSVYELSEGLFRLWYQYRKGRSVLEPLVEFLAYWYRVDELEGVVAALRQGTQANSSTHAAELALLQAEEALRRASSEEGQQERERIWTECQLAVQSEQAEIFVEQWARRLAAQLIKESLLLKETLQTGHGRESILKTIRDSPLSQEEIRPILLPQLLKAILDIFITKALREPKELEALSTIFSVILNQYGGETNPTPQMAAIRLAFSMLLANINPQRALDEIDLVLASVPKLQSLKPLILMARGQVLHSQHRTNEAILNLDEAITLIQAPSKQNPTEILVLHSMKTLTGLYDQQNQQDLAKRIREQLVARFDTWHQEPFRVSVAMNKAILAFGYGGVQAIPALKNWLDRYSSVDDPRYRGIQDGVRLLLALMSAAQDLSTAQEGITAWVESAATKRPIQLDLFFRLATSLFISFGPKPMKEWLSSLSSAQLPEETRLLISWHMMAADLLLADEDGPLAQQVQARLPPELRPNVEDLVRQVRKARAGLTQKA; this comes from the coding sequence GTGAACACAGGCCCTTCTCTGTACAACCCGCGTGACACGAAGCCGGAGCAACTCGACGCACTGCTCACTGGGCGTACGGTGCTGTTAGACGAGATCCTCGACAACTTGCGCGAACAAGCCCAGGGAGCCACACGGCAGCATTGGCTGCTGCGCGGCCAGCGCGGCATGGGGAAGACGCACCTGGCCGGCGTCATCCATTACCGCGTGAAGCAGGATGCCTCGCTGGGCCGCACCTACCTGCCGCTGTGGCTAGGAGAAGCGGATACTTACGAAGTCTATTCGTCTGCCACCCTATTGAAGACCATCGGAGATCGCTTCGCGGAAGAGACAACGGATCTGGTGCTGCGCGAACGCCTAAATGCGGTGGAGGGAGTGGGAGACGATGAGGGCTACTTCCATGAAATGGTCGAACTGCTTTCGACTGAGGCGGACCAGCGCGAGCGGGTACTGCTCGTCCTCATGGAGAACCTAGATGCGCTCCTGGGAAGCTTCGGCCCCAAAGAGCGCAAGGAGCAAACCCGGCAGCTGCGCTCCGTGCTACTGCACAATCCGCGCTTTCTCTTCATCAGCACCACCCCCACCTACTATCTGGACAACCCGCTCGACGACCCGAAAGAACCTCTCTACGCGCACCTAAAGGAGCGAGACCTCGACCATCTGACCGAGCCAGAAACCAAGCAGCTCCTGCTCAAACTGGCCCAGGTTTACCCCCGAGAAGGGGCGGAGGACTTCCTAGACGGTAAGGATGGACGCCTCCGGCTTCGCGTCATCCACCGATTGACAGGAGGACTGCCACGTTCTCTCGTGATGGCCTTCACCGCCATCCGTGAGGCCACGGGAATTGGCTCGCTCGTCCAAGAACTGCGCGCCCTACTGGATGCACAAACCGCCTACTTCGAGGCGCGTCTCTCTCAATTACCAGCTCGCGAAAGGGCCATTGTGACGACCCTGGCATTGGCCCCTACTAACCTGACGATGAAGGAGATCGCGACACGCAGTCATCTCCCCGAGCGAACACTCTCTACCTTGGTAAGTCGCCTTGAGAAGGAAGGCCATGTACGCGCCGTCTCAAAGACGGGAGGTAAAGGCAGTGTCTATGAACTAAGTGAAGGACTGTTCCGCCTCTGGTACCAATACCGGAAGGGACGCTCCGTCCTAGAACCGCTCGTGGAGTTCCTGGCGTATTGGTACCGAGTGGATGAATTAGAGGGCGTAGTCGCGGCCCTCCGGCAAGGGACTCAAGCTAACAGTTCAACGCATGCGGCAGAACTCGCCTTACTGCAAGCCGAGGAGGCCCTGCGCCGGGCAAGTTCGGAAGAGGGCCAACAAGAGCGCGAACGCATTTGGACCGAGTGCCAGCTAGCAGTTCAATCAGAGCAGGCAGAAATCTTTGTGGAGCAATGGGCAAGGCGCCTCGCTGCACAACTCATCAAAGAGAGCCTTCTTCTGAAAGAAACCCTTCAAACAGGCCATGGGCGTGAGTCAATTCTAAAGACCATTCGAGACTCCCCTCTTTCGCAAGAGGAAATCCGGCCCATCCTACTGCCTCAGCTACTCAAAGCCATCCTAGATATTTTCATAACCAAGGCACTTAGAGAACCCAAAGAACTTGAAGCACTCTCAACAATTTTCTCTGTTATCCTGAACCAGTACGGCGGCGAAACAAACCCAACACCCCAGATGGCTGCCATACGCTTGGCTTTCTCAATGCTGTTAGCAAACATCAATCCGCAACGCGCGCTCGATGAAATAGACCTCGTGCTCGCGAGCGTACCAAAACTGCAATCATTGAAGCCACTAATACTGATGGCACGAGGCCAAGTACTCCACAGCCAACACAGAACCAACGAAGCCATCCTCAACCTCGATGAGGCTATCACTTTAATCCAAGCACCCAGCAAGCAAAACCCTACAGAGATACTGGTGCTACACTCAATGAAAACCCTGACGGGGCTCTATGACCAACAAAACCAACAAGACCTCGCCAAACGCATTCGCGAGCAACTTGTCGCCAGGTTTGATACATGGCACCAGGAGCCCTTCCGGGTTTCGGTTGCCATGAACAAAGCCATCCTCGCTTTCGGATATGGTGGAGTTCAGGCCATCCCGGCTTTGAAAAATTGGCTCGATCGCTACAGCTCAGTCGATGATCCGAGATACCGCGGGATTCAGGACGGTGTTCGACTGCTCTTGGCACTCATGAGTGCAGCTCAGGATCTCAGCACGGCACAAGAGGGCATCACCGCGTGGGTGGAATCTGCCGCAACGAAGAGACCTATACAATTAGACCTCTTTTTTCGCCTTGCCACATCCCTCTTCATCAGCTTCGGGCCCAAACCGATGAAGGAATGGCTCTCCAGCCTCTCCTCAGCTCAGCTCCCGGAGGAGACCCGTTTGCTCATCTCCTGGCACATGATGGCAGCCGACCTGCTTCTTGCGGACGAAGATGGCCCTCTCGCACAACAAGTCCAAGCACGCTTGCCACCTGAGCTACGACCCAACGTTGAAGACTTGGTGAGGCAGGTGCGAAAAGCCCGCGCGGGGCTCACCCAGAAGGCCTGA
- a CDS encoding RagB/SusD family nutrient uptake outer membrane protein: MRNPFLKKQVLVTLCASLTVGGCSLEVGDLNNPGLDAIRETPTPAGVFSVATGLLIGNRAGVSAQNGYVAQLGILGRESFTLDPADPRYVTEMVRGTLNPGSPAFGGSNWNAPYANIRNANTLLSMVDKVSGLTDAQKEATRGFAKTIQAIDFLVAINTRDENGAPIDVGGDITELAPIEPKAVVFTHIATLLDEAKAHLTAGGTAFPFPLSSGYDGFDTPPDFIAFNRALKARVEVYRGNFTSALTALDESFLDLAAPLELGVYHTYSTSSGDATNALFSNGNIIANPLLVTEAERKLTGDVDDRVTRKIGTLEKEVKYDDAIRSTYEFILYDSASAPIPIIRNEELILLRAEANIGLGNIPTAAEDLNFIRVTSGGLTAREDITAANALDELLRQKRYSLLFEGGHRWIDLRRYNRLETIATPDSVINRAFPLPSPETDARK; this comes from the coding sequence TTGCGGAATCCATTCCTGAAGAAGCAAGTGCTCGTCACGCTGTGCGCCTCGCTGACCGTGGGGGGCTGCAGCCTCGAGGTGGGCGACCTGAACAACCCCGGCTTGGATGCCATCCGGGAGACGCCCACCCCCGCGGGCGTCTTCTCGGTGGCCACGGGCCTGCTCATCGGCAACCGCGCCGGCGTCTCCGCCCAGAACGGCTACGTGGCGCAGCTGGGCATCCTCGGCCGCGAGTCGTTCACGCTGGACCCCGCCGATCCACGCTACGTCACCGAGATGGTGCGCGGCACGCTGAACCCCGGCAGCCCCGCCTTCGGTGGCAGCAACTGGAACGCGCCCTACGCCAACATCCGCAACGCCAACACGCTGCTGTCGATGGTGGACAAGGTCTCCGGGCTGACGGACGCCCAGAAAGAGGCCACCCGGGGCTTCGCCAAGACGATCCAGGCCATCGACTTCCTGGTCGCCATCAACACCCGCGACGAGAACGGGGCCCCCATCGACGTGGGGGGAGACATCACCGAGTTGGCCCCCATCGAGCCCAAGGCGGTGGTGTTCACGCACATCGCCACGCTGCTCGACGAGGCCAAGGCGCACCTGACGGCCGGGGGCACCGCGTTCCCCTTCCCCCTGAGCAGCGGCTACGACGGGTTCGACACGCCGCCGGACTTCATCGCGTTCAACCGCGCGCTCAAGGCCCGGGTGGAGGTGTACCGGGGCAACTTCACCTCGGCGCTGACGGCGCTGGACGAGTCCTTCCTCGATCTGGCGGCGCCGCTGGAGCTGGGCGTGTACCACACCTACAGCACGTCCTCGGGTGACGCGACCAACGCGCTCTTCAGCAACGGCAACATCATCGCCAACCCGCTCCTCGTCACCGAGGCCGAGCGCAAGCTCACGGGCGATGTCGACGACCGGGTGACGCGCAAGATCGGCACGCTCGAGAAGGAGGTCAAGTACGACGACGCCATCCGGTCCACGTATGAGTTCATCCTCTACGACTCCGCCTCGGCGCCCATCCCGATCATCCGCAACGAGGAGCTCATCCTCCTGAGGGCCGAGGCGAACATCGGCCTGGGCAACATCCCCACCGCCGCGGAGGACCTCAACTTCATCCGCGTCACCTCGGGCGGCCTCACCGCGCGCGAGGACATCACCGCGGCCAACGCCCTGGACGAGCTGCTGCGGCAGAAGCGCTACTCGCTGCTGTTCGAGGGCGGGCACCGGTGGATCGACCTGCGCCGGTACAACCGGCTGGAGACCATCGCCACGCCGGACTCGGTCATCAACCGCGCGTTCCCGCTGCCGAGCCCGGAAACCGACGCACGCAAGTAG
- a CDS encoding alpha/beta hydrolase-fold protein, producing MDSHLLKERALAEGAPVIDSEAATFIWRGPQRVFVSGSFQDWSGEPLPLERVAPGLWARTLSLPHDAYVEYALKDAQGRRLKDPLNPLLVDDGIGGRNHFFYMPGSAPTPLGHRARGVPRGRLTRHRVETSEFAIGPSRQVVLYQPPGAGPCPLVVVLDGLDYLKLGSLATVVDNLIHARRIRPVALACVANGGSARTVEYFCSEATRSFLLHKVLPLAHEKLHLVDERRQPGVHGVLGASLGGLMALYLGLRSPEVFGHVLSQSGAFAIPGEGDTNVFPLAQVPPAAPLQVWMDCGVFEQLRDGNQRILPVLTQAGHRAEYWEYNGGHSYASWRDDLWRGMEWLFPPHSLKNSRRTGSR from the coding sequence ATGGACAGCCACCTCCTGAAAGAACGAGCCCTCGCCGAGGGCGCCCCCGTCATCGACTCCGAGGCCGCCACCTTTATCTGGCGCGGCCCCCAGCGCGTGTTCGTCTCGGGCAGCTTCCAGGACTGGAGCGGCGAGCCCCTGCCCCTGGAGCGGGTCGCCCCCGGCCTCTGGGCCCGGACGCTCTCCCTGCCCCATGACGCCTATGTCGAGTACGCCCTCAAGGACGCCCAGGGCCGGCGGCTCAAGGACCCGCTCAACCCCCTCCTCGTCGACGACGGCATCGGCGGCCGCAACCACTTCTTCTACATGCCCGGCAGCGCCCCCACCCCCTTGGGCCACCGCGCGCGCGGCGTCCCCCGGGGCCGCCTCACCCGCCACCGCGTGGAGACCTCGGAGTTCGCGATCGGCCCCTCGCGCCAGGTGGTCCTCTACCAGCCCCCCGGGGCCGGCCCCTGCCCTCTGGTGGTGGTGCTCGACGGGCTGGACTACCTGAAGCTGGGGAGCCTCGCCACGGTGGTGGACAACCTCATCCACGCGCGGCGCATCCGCCCCGTGGCGCTCGCCTGCGTGGCCAACGGCGGCTCCGCCCGCACCGTGGAGTACTTCTGCAGCGAGGCCACCCGCTCCTTCCTCCTGCACAAGGTGCTGCCCCTGGCCCACGAGAAGCTCCACCTCGTGGACGAGCGCCGCCAGCCTGGCGTCCATGGGGTGCTGGGCGCTTCGCTGGGGGGCCTCATGGCGCTGTACCTCGGGCTGCGCTCCCCCGAAGTCTTCGGCCACGTCCTCAGCCAGTCGGGCGCCTTCGCCATCCCCGGCGAAGGGGACACCAACGTGTTCCCGCTCGCCCAGGTGCCGCCCGCCGCCCCCCTCCAGGTGTGGATGGACTGCGGCGTCTTCGAGCAGTTGCGCGACGGCAACCAGCGCATCCTCCCCGTGCTCACCCAGGCCGGGCACCGCGCCGAGTACTGGGAGTACAACGGGGGCCACAGTTACGCCTCCTGGCGCGACGACCTCTGGCGGGGCATGGAGTGGCTCTTTCCCCCTCACTCCCTGAAAAATTCCAGACGGACTGGAAGTAGGTGA